TCTCTTCTAATTTTAGCAGACCTTTATTCAAATCTTTAAGGTGCTCTTCGCTCTCCACCTTAAAAATTGCCATCATCTCTTTAAGTTCGTCTTTAGAGAGTTCCATAGCCTCTTACTATTAAGCGTTGTGAATGACTCATCTTAGTTATTTTTAGACGTACCGTTGGCGTGATCAACTAATTGCCGAAGTTCCTTGGTCAAACCCAGTACCGAATCAACGGCGTTTTGTGTTTGCGTCGTTCCGGTAGCAACCTGTTTGACAACTTCATTGATATTCGCCATGGCAAGAGTAATTTGCTCTATACCGATCGTTTGCTGTTTACTGCCGACGAGAATTTGTTGAGCATATCCGACATTTTCTTCGAGGCTTTGAATGCTTTCATCCATCAGACGACCGGCATCCCGAATTTTTTCAACGCCGATGTCTACGCGTTTCGAACCTTCTTCGGTCGCCATAACGGTGGAATTGGTTGCATTTTGAATCTGCGTAATAAGATCGCGAATTCGCAGAGAAGCTTCTTTGCTTTTTTCGGCCAATTTCCGGACTTCAAGCGCTACAACGCCAAAACCTTTTCCGAATTCACCGGCTTTACTGGCCTCGATAGCTGCATTAAGAGCCAGCATGTTCGTTTGTTCAGCGATATCGTTCACCGTCGTAGTAATCACGCCGATCTGTTGGGTTTTCTCACTCAGATCAAGAATTTGTTCGGCAATCCGTTCCACGCGGCGGCGAATTTCATTCATTTCTTCGATCGTGCCGTCCACGGCAGATTTACCCTTACTGGTAACATCCATACTGCGTTCGGCGCTTTCGACGACGAATTGAGCTTTTTCAGTAGTCTGATGCGAAGTTGCGGCCAACTCCTGCGTCGTTGTCGTTGTTTGATTGAGCGCCGTTGACTGCTCATTCATCCCCACGGCTTGCTGTCCCATGATGGATGTGAGTTGGCTCACGACCGACGACATACGTGCAATAGCGTCTTTTAAAGTATGGTCAAAATTCTGAAGATTATCGATCATAGCATTAAAATTATCTTGCAAATCGTGTAATTCACCGATCGTATTAATCTTTAACTTATCTGAAAACTTTTTTTGAACAATTTTATTAACAATTTTTTCGATTCGTAACGTATTTTCAATGGTGTATCTCAGAAAGATAATCATGAATCCGATAACCGTTACTATCCCAACAACATACATAACGGCCCAAACCCACCAAATGTCCGAATAATGCCCGATAATCATCGCGCAAAGATACGAAACAGCCAATAAAGGAATACTTCGCATCATGAGGCTGAGCACGTATCTTTTCTTTTCATAAATGCGATAAATAATTGCGACAGCCACTAAGCTCGCAATCAGCAAGGTCACTGCAAAGAGTAAAATCTCCATAATTCAATCCTAAAGAGGGTTTACGTTACACTTCTTCATTTACGACAATATTAGTTTGGGATAAGTAGTGGTCCCAATTGATCAGCGAAACAATTTTATTATTAAAAAAGAAAAAGCCCGTCGTATAAGCGTTTGAGGCATGTTGCGCCCCGCCGACGGAAGTTTTGACGTCCCGTCGTGCTATCGTCTGCTTCTGTATAACGGAATCAGCTAATAA
This is a stretch of genomic DNA from bacterium. It encodes these proteins:
- a CDS encoding methyl-accepting chemotaxis protein produces the protein MEILLFAVTLLIASLVAVAIIYRIYEKKRYVLSLMMRSIPLLAVSYLCAMIIGHYSDIWWVWAVMYVVGIVTVIGFMIIFLRYTIENTLRIEKIVNKIVQKKFSDKLKINTIGELHDLQDNFNAMIDNLQNFDHTLKDAIARMSSVVSQLTSIMGQQAVGMNEQSTALNQTTTTTQELAATSHQTTEKAQFVVESAERSMDVTSKGKSAVDGTIEEMNEIRRRVERIAEQILDLSEKTQQIGVITTTVNDIAEQTNMLALNAAIEASKAGEFGKGFGVVALEVRKLAEKSKEASLRIRDLITQIQNATNSTVMATEEGSKRVDIGVEKIRDAGRLMDESIQSLEENVGYAQQILVGSKQQTIGIEQITLAMANINEVVKQVATGTTQTQNAVDSVLGLTKELRQLVDHANGTSKNN